A section of the Malus sylvestris chromosome 17, drMalSylv7.2, whole genome shotgun sequence genome encodes:
- the LOC126611718 gene encoding putative cell wall protein, translating to MAYKTRLSFFALISVSVILLDLVGGAVAGRNVPTISNKDEKKQPQWLLDHDGSLLIPGIGRVMLPPLKHFAPFPGMGGTGSTGGSGSGGSPSSNNYVPGGDDTFVPNPGNEVPTPGNGGGSTPSTPVTPNP from the coding sequence ATGGCTTACAAAACCCGCCTTTCGTTCTTTGCTCTCATCTCCGTTTCCGTTATCCTCCTTGACCTAGTAGGAGGAGCAGTTGCCGGGAGAAATGTGCCAACAATCTCCAACAAAGATGAAAAGAAACAACCTCAGTGGTTACTTGACCATGACGGAAGTCTTCTCATTCCTGGCATTGGGCGTGTGATGCTACCACCATTGAAGCATTTTGCTCCGTTCCCTGGCATGGGCGGCACCGGCAGCACTGGTGGAAGTGGAAGTGGTGGAAGCCCGAGTAGTAACAACTATGTTCCAGGCGGTGATGACACATTCGTCCCAAACCCCGGTAATGAGGTTCCAACCCCCGGGAATGGTGGCGGGAGCACTCCGAGCACTCCAGTTACTCCAAATCCCTGA
- the LOC126610087 gene encoding uncharacterized protein LOC126610087, with the protein MATLNTIAAHNLPSPSTSSFATQSHKPNSLSLFFCTQTSSKPHPPRLPAFPTRKKRSWIVRSITEDREVVPLKKKDTGEQDSSLLLNGSGEFQALSTSSEEKGEGDDLDKLTSRAINALIVLGFGTLAVSKLLTIDHDYWHGWTLYEILRYVPEHNWIAYEQALKANPVFAKMVISGVVYTLGDWIAQCFEGKPLLEFDRKRMFRSGLVGFTFHGSLSHYYYQFCEALFPLEDWWVVPAKIAFDQTVWSAIWNSIYFVVLGFLRFESPTKIFDELRATFVPMLTAGWKLWPFAHVITYGLIPVEQRLLWVDCVELIWVTILSTYSNEKADSSLSEASSGADSASSSSSSSKD; encoded by the exons ATGGCTACCCTTAACACGATCGCAGCTCACAACCTCCCTTCACCCTCAACCTCCTCCTTCGCCACCCAATCTCACAAACCCAATTCGCTTTCACTCTTCTTCTGCACCCAAACCTCCAGCAAACCCCACCCACCACGGCTTCCGGCCTTCCCGACCAGGAAAAAACGAAGCTGGATTGTTAGATCGATCACGGAGGACAGAGAGGTGGTTCCCTTGAAGAAGAAGGATACAGGGGAACAAGATAGCAGCTTGCTGCTTAATGGGTCGGGAGAATTTCAGGCTCTTTCGACATCATCGGAGGAGAAAGGAGAGGGGGATGATTTGGATAAGCTGACGAGCAGAGCTATTAATGCGTTAATTGTTCTGGGATTTGGGACCCTTGCGGTCTCTAAGTTGCTCACAATCGACCACGATTATTGGCAT GGATGGACACTTTATGAGATACTAAGATATGTACCGGAACACAATTGGATTGCATATGAACAGGCTCTCAAAGCAAATCCTGTTTTTGCCAAAATGGTGATAAGTGGGGTTGTCTATACTCTAGGAGATTGGATTGCTCAA TGTTTTGAAGGGAAGCCGCTTTTGGAGTTTGACCGGAAACGTATGTTCAGATCAGGCCTTGTTGGCTTTACTTTCCATGGATCTCTTTCCCATTATTATTACCAATTTTGTGAG GCTCTTTTTCCTTTGGAGGATTGGTGGGTGGTCCCTGCCAAAATAGCCTTTGATCAAACAGTGTGGTCAGCGATTTGGAACAGCATCTATTTTGTGGTTTTGGGGTTCTTGCGTTTCGAATCCCCAACCAAGATTTTTGATGAACTTAGGGCTACATTTGTGCCCATGCTGACT GCGGGATGGAAGCTTTGGCCATTCGCTCATGTCATTACCTATGGCCTGATCCCTGTTGAACAAAGGCTTCTTTGGGTGGACTGTGTGGAGCTAATTTGGGTTACTATTCTCTCAAC TTATTCAAATGAGAAGGCAGATTCTAGTTTATCTGAGGCATCTTCTGGAGCAGATTCTGCTTCTTCGTCAAGCAGTTCTTCAAAG GACTAA
- the LOC126610086 gene encoding probable protein phosphatase 2C 52, whose translation MGGCVSTSSQGTRSSNSNREAVTPPCLGIQFSGRKRTKKTFSDHAYTLQNLHTLPNRIFTNGKSQTSCIFTQQGRKGINQDAMLVWEDFMSDDAIFCGVFDGHGPHGHLVARKVRDALPMKLLSFLYSYQGSSKTCFKGNLKKSDCGDTEKDGLDEEKLNLSWRDAFLKSYKAMDKELRSHPNLDCFCSGSTAVTLVKQGSNLFMGYIGDSRAILGSRDSSDSMVAIQLTVDLKPDLPREAERIKRCKGRVFALHDEPEVSRVWLPFDDAPGLAMARAFGDFCLKEYGVISIPEFSHRILTDRDQFIVLASDGVWDVLSNEEVVEIVSSAPTRASAARTVVDSAAREWKLKYPTSKMDDCAVVCLFLDGKMDSESDYEEQGFSSATLQSNHSGNAVESDDGQKSEPSLQRNFTVRSSDESDAHGRLPVEIEGNEETVAAEENWLGLEGVTRVNSLVQLPRFSEERP comes from the exons ATGGGGGGTTGTGTTTCGACTAGTAGTCAGGGTACTCGTAGCAGCAACAGCAACAGAGAGGCAGTCACACCCCCATGCTTGGGGATTCAATTTAGCGGTCGAAAGAGAACGAAGAAGACATTCTCTGACCATGCATATACTCTTCAGAATTTACACACCTTGCCAAACCGCATTTTTACCAACGGAAAGAGCCAGACTTCTTGCATATTCACACAGCAGGGCCGCAAAGGCATAAACCAAGATGCCATGCTTGTGTGGGAA GATTTCATGTCCGATGATGCGATATTCTGTGGTGTTTTTGACGGCCATGGTCCACACGGCCATCTTGTTGCTCGCAAAGTAAGGGATGCATTGCCAATGAAGCTGCTATCCTTCTTGTATTCATACCAAGGGTCCAGTAAAACGTGTTTCAAGGGGAACCTAAAGAAGTCAGATTGTGGAGATACTGAGAAGGATGGTTTGGATGAGGAAAAATTGAATTTATCATGGAGAGACGCTTTCCTGAAGTCATATAAAGCTATGGACAAGGAGCTGAGGTCTCATCCTAATTTGGACTGCTTCTGCAGTGGTAGCACTGCTGTCACTCTAGTCAAACAG GGGTCAAATCTTTTCATGGGTTATATCGGGGATTCCCGAGCAATCCTGGGATCAAGGGACAGTAGTGATTCCATGGTGGCAATCCAGTTAACTGTTGACTTAAAGCCTGATCTGCCAA GGGAAGCTGAAAGAATTAAACGGTGTAAGGGTAGGGTGTTTGCTTTGCATGATGAGCCTGAAGTGTCTCGAGTGTGGTTGCCTTTTGATGATGCCCCTGGTTTAGCTATGGCTCGAGCCTTCGGCGATTTCTGTTTAAAGGAGTATGGAGTGATCTCAATACCTGAGTTCTCACACCGGATACTTACTGACAGAGACCAGTTCATTGTTCTTGCTTCTGACGGG GTTTGGGATGTCTTAAGCAATGAAGAGGTTGTTGAGATAGTCTCCTCAGCCCCAACCCGGGCATCAGCAGCAAGGACTGTGGTTGACTCAGCTGCTCGCGAATGGAAACTCAAATACCCGACTTCAAAGATGGATGACTGTGCAGTCGTTTGCTTGTTTCTGGATGGGAAAATGGACTCGGAATCTGATTATGAGGAACAAGGCTTTTCATCTGCAACCCTTCAAAGCAATCACTCCGGCAATGCAGTTGAATCAGATGATGGCCAGAAGTCGGAGCCATCTTTGCAGAGGAATTTCACTGTCAGGTCATCTGATGAAAGTGATGCTCATGGTAGACTACCGGTTGAGATTGAAGGGAATGAAGAAACAGTGGCAGCTGAAGAGAACTGGTTGGGTTTGGAAGGCGTGACACGCGTGAATTCCCTCGTTCAACTTCCTAGATTTTCCGAAGAAAGGCCTTAG